Proteins found in one Agaribacterium sp. ZY112 genomic segment:
- the rplA gene encoding 50S ribosomal protein L1 — translation MAKLSKRQKLIAEKVELGKQYSIDEAVALLKEFSTVKFSETVDAAINLGIDPRKSDQAVRGASSLPHGTGKEVRVAVFTSGANADAAKEAGADLVGMEDLAAQVKAGEMNFDVVIADPAAMRVVGTLGQVLGPRGLMPNPKTGTVTPNVAAAVKNAKAGQVRFRADKGGVIHGGIGKISFDVNAIKENLEALIVDLKKAKPASAKGIYLKKISLSTTMGPGLAIDIASIEA, via the coding sequence ATGGCTAAATTAAGCAAACGTCAAAAGTTGATTGCTGAGAAAGTTGAGTTGGGTAAGCAGTACTCAATCGATGAAGCAGTTGCTCTATTAAAAGAATTCTCAACTGTTAAGTTTAGCGAGACAGTTGATGCAGCGATTAATCTAGGTATTGATCCTCGTAAATCTGATCAAGCTGTTCGGGGGGCTTCTAGCTTACCTCACGGTACAGGTAAAGAAGTTCGTGTTGCCGTATTTACCTCTGGTGCTAACGCTGATGCTGCTAAAGAAGCTGGTGCTGATCTGGTTGGCATGGAAGATCTTGCAGCACAAGTTAAAGCTGGTGAGATGAACTTTGATGTTGTTATCGCTGACCCTGCTGCAATGCGTGTTGTTGGTACTTTAGGTCAGGTGCTTGGTCCTCGTGGTCTTATGCCCAATCCTAAAACTGGTACTGTAACTCCTAATGTTGCCGCTGCAGTTAAAAATGCTAAAGCTGGTCAGGTTCGTTTCCGTGCTGACAAAGGTGGTGTTATCCACGGCGGTATTGGCAAGATCAGTTTCGACGTTAACGCGATTAAGGAAAACCTTGAAGCGCTTATCGTCGACTTGAAGAAGGCGAAGCCTGCTTCAGCAAAAGGTATTTACCTTAAGAAGATCAGCTTGAGCACCACTATGGGCCCAGGCTTAGCAATCGACATCGCTTCAATCGAAGCGTAA
- the rplK gene encoding 50S ribosomal protein L11: protein MAKKVESYIKLQIAAGKANPSPPVGPALGQHGVNIMEFCKAFNAATQSQEPGAPVPVVISVYSDRSFTFTMKTPPASYLLKKAAGIKSGSGRPNTEKVGKVSRAQLEEIATAKDPDLTAADMDAAVRTIAGSARAMGLETEGVI, encoded by the coding sequence ATGGCTAAGAAAGTTGAATCATATATCAAGCTGCAAATTGCAGCTGGTAAAGCAAATCCAAGTCCACCGGTAGGTCCTGCTCTAGGTCAGCACGGTGTGAACATCATGGAATTCTGTAAGGCGTTTAACGCTGCTACTCAGAGTCAAGAGCCTGGCGCTCCTGTTCCTGTAGTGATCTCTGTTTACAGTGATCGCAGCTTCACCTTTACAATGAAAACTCCTCCTGCTTCTTACTTGCTGAAAAAAGCAGCTGGTATTAAGAGTGGTAGTGGTCGTCCAAATACTGAGAAGGTGGGCAAAGTTAGCCGTGCTCAGTTAGAAGAAATTGCAACAGCTAAAGATCCAGATCTTACTGCTGCAGATATGGATGCTGCTGTGCGTACCATTGCTGGTTCTGCACGTGCCATGGGTCTTGAGACTGAGGGTGTAATCTAA
- the nusG gene encoding transcription termination/antitermination protein NusG produces the protein MAKNWYVVHAYSGYEKKVAAALLERIELHGMQDIFGDVLVPTEEVVEIRGGQKRKSERKFFPGYVLVQMELNDDSWHLVKETPRVMGFIGGKADKPAPITQKEADLILQRMDDSADKPKPKTLFEPGEMVRVTDGPFNDFNGVVEEVNYEKNRLQVAVLIFGRSTPVELEFGQVEKV, from the coding sequence ATGGCGAAAAACTGGTACGTCGTACATGCCTACTCTGGCTATGAGAAAAAAGTAGCCGCTGCTCTACTAGAGCGTATTGAGTTGCACGGCATGCAGGATATCTTTGGTGATGTGCTTGTTCCCACTGAAGAGGTGGTTGAGATTCGCGGTGGCCAAAAGCGTAAGTCGGAGCGCAAGTTTTTCCCGGGTTATGTTCTAGTGCAGATGGAGTTGAATGACGACAGCTGGCACTTGGTAAAAGAAACTCCTCGCGTAATGGGTTTTATTGGTGGTAAAGCGGATAAGCCTGCGCCAATTACCCAGAAAGAAGCAGATTTAATTCTGCAGCGTATGGATGACAGTGCAGATAAGCCCAAGCCTAAGACTCTGTTTGAGCCAGGTGAGATGGTTCGTGTTACTGATGGTCCATTCAATGACTTTAATGGTGTTGTTGAAGAAGTAAATTATGAGAAGAATCGCCTGCAAGTGGCTGTTCTGATCTTTGGCCGATCAACTCCGGTGGAATTGGAGTTTGGTCAGGTTGAAAAAGTTTAA
- the secE gene encoding preprotein translocase subunit SecE, with translation MSTKVEEKQYRLDPLKWLVAVALVIGGAVAFSYFEEQYALLIRVVAVSAVIVFAAFVAANTAKGAAFWSLLKAAQVEVRKVVWPSRQEVTQTTLIVLVVVLIAALILWGLDTIIGWLASLVIA, from the coding sequence ATGAGTACTAAAGTCGAAGAAAAACAATACCGCCTTGACCCGTTGAAGTGGTTGGTAGCTGTCGCCCTTGTAATTGGTGGTGCGGTTGCATTCTCATATTTTGAGGAGCAGTATGCCCTGCTAATACGTGTTGTAGCGGTAAGTGCCGTTATTGTATTTGCAGCTTTTGTTGCGGCAAATACAGCAAAGGGTGCTGCATTTTGGTCTTTATTAAAGGCCGCTCAAGTTGAGGTTCGGAAGGTTGTATGGCCTTCGCGTCAAGAAGTGACGCAGACTACATTGATTGTGCTTGTGGTTGTGTTGATTGCGGCGCTAATCCTATGGGGGCTTGATACCATCATAGGTTGGTTAGCTTCGTTAGTAATTGCTTAG
- the tuf gene encoding elongation factor Tu, whose product MAKETFERTKPHVNVGTIGHVDHGKTTLTAALTRVCAEVWGGEAIDFAGIDNAPEERERGITIATSHVEYDSPTRHYAHVDCPGHADYVKNMITGAAQMDGAILVCGATDGPMPQTREHILLSRQVGVPYIVVFLNKADLLAEDCGGVDSEEYAEMLELVDMEIRDLLSTYEFPGDDTPIIAGSALMALNGEDDNELGTSAVKKLVETLDEYIPEPERAIDQPFLMPIEDVFSISGRGTVVTGRVERGIINVGNEIEIIGIKETTTTTCTGVEMFRKLLDEGRAGENVGVLLRGTKRDEVERGQVLAIPGSITPHTKFEGEVYVLSKDEGGRHTPFFKGYRPQFYFRTTDVTGACELPEGVEMVMPGDNIQMSVTLICPIAMEEGLRFAIREGGRTVGAGVVAKIIE is encoded by the coding sequence ATGGCTAAGGAAACTTTTGAACGTACGAAACCCCACGTTAACGTGGGTACTATTGGTCACGTTGACCACGGTAAAACAACTCTAACTGCTGCGCTTACTCGTGTTTGTGCTGAAGTTTGGGGTGGTGAAGCGATTGACTTTGCTGGTATCGATAATGCTCCTGAAGAGCGCGAGCGTGGTATCACCATCGCAACTTCGCATGTTGAGTACGATAGCCCGACTCGTCACTACGCCCACGTAGATTGCCCAGGTCACGCCGACTACGTTAAAAACATGATTACTGGTGCTGCTCAGATGGACGGCGCTATCCTTGTTTGTGGTGCGACTGATGGTCCTATGCCTCAGACTCGTGAGCATATCTTGCTTTCACGTCAGGTTGGTGTTCCTTACATCGTAGTATTCCTTAACAAGGCTGACCTTCTTGCTGAAGACTGTGGCGGCGTTGATTCTGAAGAATACGCTGAGATGCTTGAGTTGGTAGACATGGAAATCCGTGATCTTCTATCTACTTATGAGTTCCCTGGTGATGACACGCCTATCATTGCAGGTTCTGCATTGATGGCTCTTAACGGTGAAGATGACAATGAGTTGGGTACTTCTGCTGTTAAGAAGTTGGTTGAGACTCTTGATGAGTACATCCCAGAGCCTGAGCGTGCAATTGATCAGCCTTTCCTAATGCCAATTGAAGACGTATTCTCGATCTCTGGTCGTGGTACTGTTGTTACCGGTCGTGTTGAGCGCGGTATCATCAATGTTGGTAACGAAATTGAAATTATCGGCATCAAAGAAACAACCACTACTACTTGTACTGGTGTTGAGATGTTCCGTAAGTTGCTTGACGAAGGTCGTGCAGGTGAGAACGTTGGTGTTCTTCTTCGTGGTACTAAGCGTGATGAAGTTGAGCGTGGTCAGGTTCTTGCGATCCCTGGTTCAATCACTCCTCACACCAAGTTCGAAGGCGAAGTTTACGTGTTGTCTAAAGATGAGGGTGGTCGTCACACTCCATTCTTCAAAGGCTACCGTCCTCAGTTCTACTTCCGTACTACTGACGTAACTGGTGCTTGTGAGCTTCCAGAAGGTGTTGAAATGGTAATGCCTGGTGACAACATTCAAATGTCTGTTACCTTGATCTGTCCAATCGCGATGGAAGAAGGTTTACGCTTCGCTATCCGTGAGGGTGGTCGTACTGTTGGTGCGGGCGTTGTTGCTAAAATTATTGAATAA
- a CDS encoding SPOR domain-containing protein has protein sequence MRYIFISLLLVNIALAVWGFSGVAETKVSPSSPGVLAPVLKTMSQEIVPRSDAPDPAEASPEMCELVGPFDQGGEAEAFVERLQSVEIEAVIKQIELPAGQSYWVHLPPEDSETTAYRKLAALQGQGIESYVIAQGELKNAVSLGVFTYPELADKRVDTAKAMGLDAQVTIVERTQIETWVSIRPEFVEKMSDLTWSRMLEGMGEQERRQNFCLPVAS, from the coding sequence ATGAGATATATTTTTATAAGCCTTCTATTGGTCAATATTGCGTTGGCTGTATGGGGTTTTAGTGGGGTTGCTGAGACAAAAGTCTCTCCGTCTAGTCCGGGTGTATTAGCGCCAGTACTTAAAACAATGTCGCAGGAAATAGTGCCGCGTAGTGATGCGCCGGACCCGGCTGAGGCATCGCCTGAAATGTGTGAGCTGGTAGGCCCTTTTGATCAGGGAGGGGAGGCAGAAGCCTTTGTTGAGCGCTTGCAGTCGGTTGAAATCGAGGCGGTCATAAAGCAGATAGAGCTTCCTGCTGGGCAGAGTTATTGGGTGCATCTACCACCAGAAGATAGTGAGACGACAGCGTATCGAAAATTGGCAGCTTTACAGGGGCAGGGGATCGAGAGTTACGTTATTGCTCAAGGTGAGTTGAAAAATGCAGTTTCATTGGGGGTGTTTACCTATCCCGAGTTGGCGGATAAGCGAGTCGATACCGCAAAAGCGATGGGTCTTGATGCTCAAGTTACTATTGTTGAAAGAACCCAGATTGAGACATGGGTGTCCATTCGTCCTGAATTCGTTGAAAAAATGAGCGATTTGACATGGTCTCGCATGCTTGAGGGCATGGGGGAGCAAGAAAGAAGACAAAATTTCTGTTTACCTGTTGCATCCTGA
- a CDS encoding type III pantothenate kinase: MILDLDQGNTALKWRITDKGRCLKEGVGQLDLLARDIAGMSFSAVYLANVAGIEREAELRTLLAGSLSAIYSDGVCVAKVVDGLHGLELAYADVSSLGVDRWLIMLALWRELASAFTVVSCGTAVTVDRVNALGRHEGGMIAPGWSLLERAVSDGMANIDVGVNLAEKKQVWGVSTSECVGLGVTCMYQSFITSIMSGFKSDESAIIMCGGGVDSVKHLLPASGQLRSNLVLDGLALLRLGAD, encoded by the coding sequence GTGATCTTGGATCTTGATCAGGGTAATACGGCACTTAAGTGGCGAATCACAGATAAAGGGCGGTGCTTGAAAGAGGGTGTTGGTCAACTTGATCTGCTTGCGCGTGATATTGCAGGAATGAGTTTTTCTGCGGTCTATTTGGCTAATGTAGCCGGTATTGAGCGTGAGGCTGAATTAAGGACGCTTTTAGCTGGTTCGCTGTCGGCAATTTATTCTGATGGTGTGTGTGTTGCCAAGGTGGTTGATGGTTTGCACGGCCTTGAGCTTGCTTATGCTGATGTGTCGAGCTTGGGGGTTGATCGCTGGTTGATAATGCTGGCTCTATGGCGAGAGCTGGCCTCAGCATTCACAGTGGTTTCTTGTGGTACAGCAGTTACTGTTGATCGTGTTAATGCTCTCGGGCGGCACGAGGGTGGCATGATCGCGCCGGGTTGGTCTTTGCTTGAGCGTGCAGTAAGCGATGGCATGGCTAATATTGATGTTGGTGTAAACCTTGCCGAGAAGAAACAGGTTTGGGGTGTTAGTACCAGTGAGTGTGTTGGTCTTGGTGTTACTTGCATGTACCAATCTTTTATTACGAGCATTATGTCGGGTTTTAAATCGGATGAATCCGCTATCATCATGTGTGGCGGTGGTGTTGATAGTGTTAAGCACTTGTTGCCAGCGTCAGGGCAATTGCGTTCCAACTTGGTATTAGATGGTTTGGCTCTGCTTCGGCTGGGAGCTGATTGA
- the birA gene encoding bifunctional biotin--[acetyl-CoA-carboxylase] ligase/biotin operon repressor BirA, whose translation MAVLSDGVWRLLQLLADAQWHSGEELGDELGISRAAISKRLKQLEELNLPIESVAGRGYRLLSPLDLLSSEGVSACLSEEPFLKGLQLILHRRIPSTNAELMRLQRQRSIHGLVCVAEQQNAGRGRRGRVWHSPFAQNLYLSVGWHFQGGIAALEGLSLAVGVVLCDALVELGVESAQLKWPNDVLALGKKLGGVLIELAGDMDSECVVVLGVGLNVLMSEAEAIDQPWLALQELGYRGSRNQLLAIVLKHLFRLLDSYERDGFVAYRQRWNQLDAFAGSVVTLTSPSKAYSGIMRGVDGDGAVLIEQDEGLQRYIGGELSLRVSE comes from the coding sequence GTGGCCGTTTTAAGTGATGGCGTTTGGCGTTTATTACAGCTGCTGGCCGATGCGCAATGGCACAGCGGAGAGGAATTGGGGGATGAGCTTGGTATTAGTCGAGCTGCCATAAGTAAGCGTTTAAAGCAGCTGGAAGAACTAAACCTACCGATAGAGTCTGTGGCAGGTCGTGGCTACCGTCTACTTTCTCCTTTGGATTTACTTTCAAGTGAGGGGGTAAGCGCTTGCTTATCTGAAGAGCCTTTTTTAAAAGGTTTACAGCTTATATTGCACCGACGAATTCCCTCAACCAATGCTGAGCTTATGCGTCTTCAGCGGCAGCGTTCAATTCATGGGTTGGTTTGTGTTGCCGAGCAGCAAAATGCTGGGCGAGGTCGTCGTGGTCGTGTATGGCATAGCCCCTTTGCCCAAAATTTATACCTATCTGTTGGTTGGCACTTTCAGGGGGGGATTGCTGCTCTTGAGGGGTTGAGTCTAGCAGTTGGTGTTGTCTTGTGTGACGCCTTGGTAGAGCTGGGTGTTGAGTCTGCTCAGTTGAAGTGGCCAAACGATGTGCTTGCTTTGGGCAAGAAGCTGGGTGGGGTGCTCATTGAGCTCGCCGGCGATATGGATTCAGAGTGTGTGGTGGTGCTTGGTGTCGGTTTGAATGTGTTAATGAGTGAGGCCGAGGCTATTGATCAGCCATGGCTTGCTTTGCAAGAGTTGGGTTATAGAGGAAGTCGAAATCAATTATTGGCGATAGTTCTCAAGCACCTTTTTCGTTTGCTTGATAGTTATGAGCGGGATGGCTTTGTGGCTTATCGGCAGCGCTGGAATCAATTAGATGCTTTTGCTGGCAGCGTAGTCACCTTAACTTCGCCCTCTAAGGCATATTCGGGGATTATGCGTGGAGTTGATGGCGATGGTGCCGTTCTTATTGAGCAGGATGAAGGTTTGCAGAGGTATATTGGTGGTGAGCTGAGCCTAAGGGTTAGCGAGTGA
- the alr gene encoding alanine racemase: protein MSFSTSQYTIDLNAVAANWCKLSSYAGSAECAAVVKADAYGLGLEAVAQKLYLQGCRHFFVANILEAEQLALILPAGSVRIYILTGIRSGEELRCQQAGLIPVLNSLAMLRRWLASCGPTPKPAALKVDTGMGRLGLGVQELAELVAEPGLLKAAGIEWVISHLACADEPEHPQNALQLKRFNDIRQQLLSLAPSLKFSLANSAGALLGSAYHFDLIRPGIALYGSNAFIDSDLHFSPVLELRLKVLQLRRIEEACYLGYGASYQASPGQLVAVTQGGYADGLFRSLESAAQAWVGNKPSALLGRVSMDSCLFDVTNCAEAFTCAEHEWPALMLVGEQQSIDDLAKAAGTIAYELLTSLGERFARKYLDDEEIV from the coding sequence ATGTCCTTTTCTACTAGCCAATACACAATTGACTTAAATGCGGTTGCAGCCAATTGGTGCAAGTTGAGCTCCTACGCAGGTTCCGCTGAATGTGCTGCGGTGGTTAAAGCCGACGCTTATGGGCTAGGGCTTGAGGCGGTAGCGCAAAAGTTATACCTGCAAGGATGTCGGCATTTTTTTGTTGCCAATATCCTTGAGGCTGAGCAGTTAGCCCTGATTCTACCTGCCGGCTCTGTGCGAATTTATATTTTGACGGGCATCCGCAGTGGAGAGGAGCTGCGCTGCCAGCAGGCTGGCTTGATTCCTGTATTGAACTCTTTGGCCATGCTGAGGCGCTGGCTGGCTTCCTGCGGCCCTACACCTAAGCCTGCTGCATTGAAGGTGGACACTGGCATGGGGCGGCTGGGTTTGGGGGTGCAAGAGTTGGCCGAATTAGTGGCAGAGCCGGGCTTGTTGAAAGCTGCTGGTATTGAGTGGGTTATAAGCCACCTTGCATGTGCTGATGAGCCAGAGCATCCGCAGAATGCACTTCAACTCAAGCGTTTTAATGATATTCGTCAGCAGCTATTAAGCCTCGCCCCCTCTCTGAAGTTTAGTCTTGCTAACTCCGCAGGGGCGCTGCTTGGCTCTGCCTACCATTTTGATTTAATCCGCCCCGGTATTGCTCTATATGGGTCTAATGCTTTTATCGACAGTGACTTACATTTTTCTCCTGTATTGGAGCTTCGCTTGAAGGTATTGCAGTTGCGTCGTATCGAGGAGGCTTGTTACTTGGGCTATGGGGCTAGCTATCAGGCCAGTCCTGGTCAGCTTGTTGCTGTGACTCAAGGAGGTTATGCGGATGGATTATTTCGCTCTCTAGAGTCCGCTGCGCAAGCATGGGTGGGCAACAAACCTTCTGCATTGCTGGGGCGTGTTTCGATGGATAGTTGCTTATTTGATGTCACTAACTGTGCAGAGGCGTTTACCTGCGCTGAACATGAATGGCCTGCTTTAATGTTGGTGGGAGAGCAACAAAGTATAGATGATCTGGCTAAGGCCGCTGGAACCATAGCGTATGAATTACTTACCTCCTTGGGGGAGCGCTTTGCGCGCAAGTACTTAGATGATGAGGAGATAGTTTAG
- a CDS encoding NAD-dependent malic enzyme, with amino-acid sequence MALSGSEILNNPRLNKGTAFTPTERGALGLTGLLPPFVSTLEQQVQRALANVRRQSSDIDRYIYLSSLQKRNERLFFRLLIDHIQELMPLVYTPTVGQACEEFAANFRDTAGFYVSIEDKGSVSSVLSHWPEKDVRLIVVTDGERILGLGDQGANGMGIPIGKLALYCACAGVDPAHCLPIMLDVGTENEVYVNDPLYLGLRQQRARGQEYDEFMDEFIESVKQRFPKALLQFEDFATDNAVALLERYRERLLCFNDDIQGTAGVAVAGLIASTRLTGKKLSEQKFLFLGAGSASTGIGALLVKVLEHEGLSEQEALDRLFYVNRSGLVVEEPGQVFGAHLAPFVKSMPAMSFGQAVDTIKPDVLIGASGTPKVFTQDIIEFMAQHNEHPVIFALSNPTSKAECSAEDAYLWSGGRAIFASGSPFGPVHVNGEIKVPGQGNNAYIFPGLGLGALHGGLTRIDDELLICAAQTLANTVTDKELAQGCLYPPLHNIRSVSVAIASAVAQKAEELGDVRRPLVGDFGERLRASLYDPRY; translated from the coding sequence ATGGCGCTAAGTGGCAGTGAAATACTTAATAATCCTCGTTTAAATAAAGGCACAGCGTTTACTCCCACAGAGCGAGGCGCGCTTGGTTTAACGGGATTGTTACCGCCTTTTGTTTCCACTCTTGAGCAGCAAGTTCAGCGTGCGTTAGCGAATGTGCGTCGTCAGAGTAGTGATATTGATAGGTATATTTATTTAAGTTCTTTGCAAAAGCGAAATGAGCGTTTATTTTTTCGTTTGTTGATTGATCATATTCAAGAACTCATGCCTTTGGTTTATACCCCAACCGTAGGTCAGGCTTGTGAAGAATTTGCCGCTAACTTTAGAGATACAGCCGGTTTTTATGTGTCGATAGAAGATAAAGGCAGTGTTTCTTCTGTGCTTTCGCATTGGCCAGAAAAAGATGTTCGTCTCATTGTTGTCACCGATGGTGAGCGCATATTGGGTTTGGGAGACCAGGGTGCCAACGGTATGGGCATTCCTATTGGTAAGCTAGCCTTGTATTGCGCTTGTGCGGGGGTGGATCCAGCCCATTGTTTACCCATTATGTTGGACGTAGGCACGGAGAATGAGGTGTATGTGAATGACCCTTTGTATTTGGGCTTGCGTCAGCAGCGTGCCCGAGGCCAAGAATACGATGAGTTTATGGATGAGTTTATTGAGTCTGTTAAGCAGCGCTTCCCTAAAGCTTTATTGCAGTTTGAAGATTTTGCTACGGATAATGCCGTAGCCTTGTTGGAGCGTTATCGCGAACGCTTACTTTGCTTTAATGATGATATTCAGGGTACGGCGGGGGTCGCGGTTGCGGGTCTGATAGCATCTACAAGGTTAACGGGTAAAAAATTAAGCGAACAGAAATTCTTGTTTTTAGGCGCGGGTTCAGCCTCAACAGGTATCGGCGCTTTGTTGGTCAAAGTTCTGGAGCATGAAGGCTTGAGTGAGCAGGAGGCTTTGGATCGGTTATTCTATGTTAATCGCAGTGGTCTTGTTGTTGAAGAACCGGGGCAGGTCTTTGGGGCGCATCTTGCGCCGTTTGTTAAATCGATGCCAGCGATGAGCTTTGGGCAGGCTGTTGATACTATTAAACCTGATGTGCTTATTGGTGCAAGTGGAACGCCTAAAGTATTTACTCAGGATATTATTGAGTTTATGGCGCAGCATAACGAGCACCCAGTTATTTTTGCATTATCGAACCCGACATCTAAGGCTGAGTGTAGTGCTGAAGATGCCTATTTGTGGAGTGGTGGTCGTGCTATTTTTGCCAGTGGTAGCCCATTTGGCCCAGTGCATGTTAACGGAGAGATTAAAGTTCCGGGGCAGGGCAATAATGCTTATATCTTCCCAGGTTTAGGTTTGGGGGCTTTGCATGGAGGTTTAACGCGCATAGATGATGAACTGCTTATTTGTGCTGCTCAGACCTTGGCAAATACAGTAACGGATAAAGAGTTGGCTCAGGGTTGCTTGTACCCGCCTTTACATAATATTCGTAGTGTTAGTGTCGCTATTGCTAGCGCTGTCGCTCAAAAAGCGGAAGAGTTGGGGGATGTGCGCAGGCCTTTGGTGGGGGATTTTGGTGAGCGTTTGCGGGCCTCCCTATACGATCCGCGCTACTAA
- a CDS encoding valine--pyruvate transaminase — protein MSYPSLFAQRLASGSGIVDLMADLGEALNVNPSMLFLGGGNPARIPEFEALMAQELKQLAGDEEAVHRLLGVYQSPQGSEALISELSAFFQGLAWPVTEQNICLSSGSQSAFFMLFNLLAGPEAHAEGKKILLPMLPEYLGYAQQGLAEHMFEACAPLIEEQPGQRFSYHCDFEAVESRLAVGDIAALCVSRPTNPSGNVHSVQTMECLGRLADKYQIPLIVDAAYGDPFPGVVYDAEPIAWKPNRIFVLSLSKLGLPGVRTGIVVADTSLIEKLSAINTVLSLANGNLGPALFESLLKAKKLKPLCSDLIQPFYERKRNYMQALIDTHLQSLPYRLHQAQGAFFLWLWLKDLPLTSFELYERLKKRSLLVMDGSHFFFGSQVLGSHQHECLRLSYCAEDAVLEQAVILLADELKQLYAV, from the coding sequence ATGTCTTACCCTAGTTTATTCGCTCAGCGCCTGGCTTCAGGTTCTGGTATTGTCGATCTGATGGCTGATCTCGGCGAGGCGCTAAATGTAAATCCGTCGATGTTATTTCTTGGTGGCGGTAATCCTGCCCGTATTCCTGAGTTTGAGGCTTTGATGGCGCAAGAGCTCAAACAGTTGGCCGGTGATGAAGAGGCTGTGCACCGCTTGTTAGGTGTATATCAAAGCCCTCAGGGTTCAGAGGCCTTAATTTCCGAGCTCAGTGCTTTTTTTCAAGGCTTGGCATGGCCGGTGACGGAGCAGAATATTTGTTTGAGTTCGGGCTCGCAGTCTGCTTTTTTTATGTTATTCAACTTGCTTGCAGGACCGGAGGCGCATGCCGAGGGTAAAAAAATCCTGCTACCTATGCTGCCCGAGTACTTGGGCTACGCTCAACAGGGCTTAGCTGAGCATATGTTTGAGGCGTGTGCGCCGCTTATAGAAGAGCAGCCTGGGCAGCGCTTCAGTTATCATTGTGATTTTGAGGCAGTTGAGTCTCGTTTGGCTGTAGGTGATATTGCTGCTTTGTGTGTCTCTCGCCCTACCAATCCTAGTGGTAATGTTCACTCTGTCCAGACGATGGAGTGCTTAGGTAGGCTTGCAGATAAGTACCAAATCCCATTAATTGTTGACGCCGCTTATGGCGACCCTTTTCCAGGGGTGGTTTATGATGCAGAGCCTATCGCGTGGAAGCCTAATCGTATTTTTGTTTTAAGTTTGAGTAAATTGGGGCTGCCCGGCGTGCGTACAGGTATTGTTGTTGCTGATACGTCGCTGATTGAAAAATTGAGCGCGATCAATACCGTATTAAGCTTAGCTAATGGTAATCTCGGCCCAGCTTTATTCGAATCACTGTTAAAGGCCAAAAAATTAAAACCTTTGTGTAGCGATTTAATACAACCTTTCTATGAGCGTAAGCGTAACTATATGCAAGCGCTTATCGATACTCATTTACAGTCGCTACCGTATCGCTTACATCAGGCGCAGGGTGCTTTTTTTCTTTGGTTGTGGTTAAAAGATTTACCGCTTACTTCGTTTGAGCTTTATGAGCGTTTAAAAAAGCGCTCTTTGTTGGTTATGGATGGCAGTCACTTTTTCTTCGGTTCGCAAGTGCTGGGTTCCCATCAACATGAATGTTTAAGGTTATCTTATTGTGCTGAGGATGCTGTGCTTGAGCAGGCGGTTATTCTATTGGCTGATGAACTTAAGCAGCTCTATGCTGTTTAA
- a CDS encoding response regulator: MSMPLLICDDSNMARKQVAKSLPEHWEAEVTFACNGVEGLKAIREGKGEIVFLDLTMPEMDGYHVLESVREENLKAMIIVISGDIQPEAQDRVKKLGALAFIKKPINKDKLAATLQEYGLY, encoded by the coding sequence ATGAGCATGCCGCTGCTGATCTGCGATGACTCCAACATGGCGAGGAAACAGGTTGCTAAGTCTCTACCCGAACACTGGGAGGCGGAGGTGACCTTTGCCTGCAATGGTGTGGAGGGTTTAAAGGCTATTCGTGAGGGTAAGGGGGAGATCGTATTTCTCGATCTGACCATGCCTGAAATGGACGGCTATCACGTGCTGGAGTCGGTGCGTGAGGAAAATCTTAAGGCTATGATCATCGTGATTTCTGGGGATATTCAACCCGAAGCTCAAGATCGAGTGAAAAAGCTTGGAGCTTTAGCGTTCATAAAAAAACCCATTAATAAAGATAAGCTTGCAGCGACTTTGCAAGAATATGGTTTGTATTAA